ACCAGTGGTGTCAGTGCCATACTGATGGCCACCACAGCCGTCATCATCGCAGTCATTTCCTCATTCAGCAGATGAGCCTGGCGGGTGAACGATAGCAAAACGAAGGCAAATTCTCCGATATCAGCCAGGGCGAAGGCAAACAGCAGATTCTGATCTGTATTCAGTTTGAAGATCTTGCCCAGGATCAGCAGTACCACTCCTTTCAATGTCATGATACCCGCTACAAGAGCCAATATAACCCAGGGCTGCTCCATGATCAGTTTGAAATCGATGGAAGCGCCTACTGCAATGAAGAATAGGCCCAGCAACAATCCCTTGAATGGTTCAATATCACTTTCCAGCTCATGTCTGTATTCACTGTTAGCCAGCACCACTCCGCCCAGAAACGCACCCAGCGCAGAGCTCAGCCCTACCAGGTTCATCAGCACTGCAATACCCACTACCATTAACAGCGCAGTTGCCGTGAACAGCTCACGTACTCTGGTTCCTGCAATAATGCGCATCAGCGGTCGTACCAGGTAGCGGCCCGCAATAATAATTACAGCTACAGCTCCCAACACCACCAGCGTTTGCCCCCATGCCGGCAGACCATCTCTGAGCGAATGAGACTGCGAAGCAGCTTCCGTACCGGCATTGCCTGCCAGTAATGGAAATATTGCCAGCATCGGGATGACAGCGATGTCCTGGAACAGCAATACAGAAAATGCACTCTGCCCTGCGGCAGTGCCCATCCAGCCTTTTTCATTCAACGTCTGTAATACAATGGCAGTCGATGAAAGCGACAATATCATTCCCAGCGCCAGCGAGGTGTTTACCGGCTGGCCGATCAGCATGGCTATACCTGCCAGCACCGCGGCACTAATGACCACCTGCAACCCTCCCAACCCCAGTATCGACGAACGCAATCTCCATAACAACGCAGGCTCCAGCTCTATCCCTATAAGGAACAACATCATTACTACACCAAACTCTGCGAAATGCATAATGTCTTCTCCCTCTGTTCCGATAAATCCAAATACAGAAGGCCCAATAATAATACCTGCCAGCAGATAGCCAAGCACGGCGCCCAGTCCCATTTTCCGGGCGAGCGGTACAAATATGATGGCGGCCGCCAGGTATACCATCGACTGAAATAATAAAGAATGCTGGTCC
The genomic region above belongs to Chitinophaga sp. 180180018-3 and contains:
- a CDS encoding monovalent cation:proton antiporter-2 (CPA2) family protein codes for the protein MDQHSLLFQSMVYLAAAIIFVPLARKMGLGAVLGYLLAGIIIGPSVFGFIGTEGEDIMHFAEFGVVMMLFLIGIELEPALLWRLRSSILGLGGLQVVISAAVLAGIAMLIGQPVNTSLALGMILSLSSTAIVLQTLNEKGWMGTAAGQSAFSVLLFQDIAVIPMLAIFPLLAGNAGTEAASQSHSLRDGLPAWGQTLVVLGAVAVIIIAGRYLVRPLMRIIAGTRVRELFTATALLMVVGIAVLMNLVGLSSALGAFLGGVVLANSEYRHELESDIEPFKGLLLGLFFIAVGASIDFKLIMEQPWVILALVAGIMTLKGVVLLILGKIFKLNTDQNLLFAFALADIGEFAFVLLSFTRQAHLLNEEMTAMMTAVVAISMALTPLVMLLYEKVIQPHFTRSEIKAEREADEINEKNPVIIAGFGRFGSMTGRFLRANGINATILDLDSDRVDSLHNLGIKVYYGDASRYDLLVAAGAADAKLMIIATDHAEQTLEIVKMVQRYFPHLQLLVRAENTEDTFELMDLGVLHIYRETVDTSIRVGVDALRMLGGRAYRSERAARTFLRQDENALKGLSALRDDKKQYINTMKERIEEMEKLITSDRIKTWLDEGQGWDPESLREEIRGEQTGEN